A window of Hippoglossus stenolepis isolate QCI-W04-F060 chromosome 16, HSTE1.2, whole genome shotgun sequence contains these coding sequences:
- the mapk8ip3 gene encoding C-Jun-amino-terminal kinase-interacting protein 3 isoform X9, with amino-acid sequence MMELQIDEVVYQDDYGSGSVMSERVSGLANSIYREFERLIRSYDEEVVKELMPLVVNVLENLDGVLTENQEHEVELELLKEDNEQLITQYEREKALRKQAEEKFIEFEDALEAEKKDLQVQVEFLELQGKQLELKTKNYSDQITRLEERESDTKKEYNALHQRHTEMIQTYVEHIERSKMQQAGTNSQSEGPGCGRTKAERPPSLSLYPSGEGMVRGGLGGARMMPGKDTWQEDGSESDSVAATPSSTGSKSNTPTSSVPSATVTPINEGCLPNSEFDAMRAGNHRKSAKRLSRNMEVQVSQETRNVSIGMGSSDEWSEFQEIIDSTPELDMCVDHRGYGGGNSPSQGIVNEAFGINTDSLYHEIKDAKSDIIGDVDAGAELLGEFSVRDDFFGMGKEVENLLTENKQLLETKNALNIVKNDLIAKVDELSGVQEVLREELEAVRQSKNKVDARVKELEEELKRLRAEALGASRDSKDEGADDFSSPMQDGDMTMTQRRRFTRVEMARVLMERNQYKERLMELQEAVRWTEMIRASRESPPITEKKKSTIWQFFARLFSTSSSPPPVKRPYYSVNIHYKSPSPAGFSQRRSQTMCQISTSNRTLEFFPEELASNGVASLLSDSAVLARREQRREQYRQVREHMRRDDGIMQACGWSVPSRFKQTGGQTDTAQESPLKRQQTTNEKDDNRMKNVPVPVYCRPLVEKDPNRKLWCAAGVDLSGWRAGSQESPPSRALLGGSDPLHADEDGAEKKSSHTSPEKRKSKELQETDSMNSRVWILTSTHSASKVVIIDANQPGSLVDQFNVCNAHVLCISSVPAASESDYPAGEIVLDPGDAGAGAGEDTGSVENMLAGITLVGCATNCSVARSNCSSRTDTPIMDKGQAPTAPPMNGKIHPAQSAEEATEATEVSESTANHTMGSGPPGPFTEHVFTDPQPRPTDVSDRNGGLSKEESSQPPESEDGCDDSKSYTSVAPTMWLGAQNGWLYVHSAVGNWKKCLHSIKLKDSVLSLVHVKGRVLVALADGTLAIFHRSEDGQWDLSNYHLMDLGRPHHSIRCMAVVHDKVWCGYKNKIHVIQPKSMQIEKSFDAHPRRESQVRQLAWIGDGVWVSIRLDSTLRLYHAHTHQHLQDVDIEPYVSKMLGTGKLGFSFVRITALLIGGNRLWVGTGNGVIISIPLTETVVLHRGQLLGLRANKVSPTSSGGVIHVYGDDGSEKSSGSFIPYCSMAQAQLCFHGHRDAVKFFVSVPGNVLATLNGSVLDSPSEGQGSTAPPEAEAQSVHNVLVLSGGEGYIDFRIGDGEDDETEEGESGGATQMKPALCKAERSHIIVWQVSYVPE; translated from the exons ATGATGGAGCTGCAGATCGACGAGGTGGTCTACCAGGACGACTACGGCTCCGGCTCCGTGATGTCGGAGCGGGTGTCGGGCCTGGCCAACAGCATCTACCGGGAGTTCGAGCGGCTGATCCGCAGCTACGACGAGGAGGTGGTGAAGGAGCTGATGCCGCTGGTGGTGAACGTGCTGGAGAACCTGGACGGGGTGCTCACCGAGAACCAGGAGCACGaagtggagctggagctgctgaaggagGACAACGAGCAGCTCATCACCCAGTACGAGCGGGAGAAGGCGCTGAGGAAGCAGGCGGAGGAG AAATTCATTGAGTTTGAAGATGCCTTGGAAGCTGAGAAGAAGGACCTGCAGGTACAGGTGGAGTTTCTGGAGCTGCAGGGGAAACAGCTGGAGCTCAAGACAAAGAACTACTCCGACCAAA tcactCGGCTGGAGGAGCGAGAATCAGACACGAAGAAAGAGTACAACGCTCTGCACCAGCGCCACACTGAG ATGATCCAGACGTACGTCGAGCACATAGAGCGGTCCAAAATGCAGCAGGCAGGGACCAACAGCCAATCGGAAGGCCCCGGCTGTGGACGAAC CAAAGCGGAGCGCCCGCCGTCGTTGAGCCTGTACCCCAGCGGCGAGGGCATGGTACGTGGGGGTCTCGGGGGGGCTAGGATGATGCCCGGGAAAGACACCTGGCAG GAGGATGGATCCGAGTCCGACTCAGTAGCAGCCACGCCCAGCAGCACGGGGAGCAAGTCCAACACACCCACCTCCTCCGTCCCCTCCGCCACCGTCACCCCGATCAACGAGGGCTGCCTCCCCAACTCCGAGTTCGATGCCATGCGGGCCGGGAACCACAGGAAAAGTGCCAAGCGGCTCAGCCGGAATATGGAAGTGCAGGTTTCCCAGGAAACCAGGAACGTCAGCATCG GTATGGGAAGCAGTGATGAGTGGTCCGAGTTCCAGGAGATCATCGATTCTACTCCTGAGCTCGACATGTGTGTGGACCACCGCGGGTACGGGGGAGGAAACAG ccCCTCCCAGGGCATCGTGAACGAGGCCTTCGGCATCAACACCGACTCCCTTTATCACGAGATCAAAGACGCCAAGTCGGACATCATCGGAGACGTAGATGCAGGCGCCGAGCTGCTCG GCGAGTTCTCAG TCCGCGATGATTTCTTCG GGATGGGCAAGGAGGTGGAGAACCTGCTGACAGAGAACAAACAGCTCCTAGAGACCAA AAACGCTCTGAACATTGTGAAAAACGACCTTATTGCCAAAGTGGACGAGCTGTCGGGGGTGCAGGAGGTGctgagggaggagctggaggccgTGAGGCAGTCGAAGAACAAGGTGGACGCCAGAgtcaaggagctggaggaagaacTCAAGAG GTTAAGAGCCGAAGCTCTCGGTGCGTCTCGGGACTCTAAGGATGAAGGAGCGGATGAT TTCTCATCACCCATGCAGGACGGCGACATGACAATGACCCAGCGGCGGCGATTCACCCGGGTGGAGATGGCGCGCGTGCTGATGGAGAGGAACCAGTACAAAGAGAGACTGATGGAACTGCAGGAGGCCGTACGGTGGACGGAAATGATCAG GGCGTCACGGGAGAGTCCTCcaatcacagagaaaaagaagtcAACCATCTGGCAGTT CTTTGCACGTCTCTTCAGCACGTCGTCCAGCCCTCCGCCGGTCAAGCGGCCGTACTACAGCGTCAACATCCACTACAAGTCGCCCTCGCCGGCCGGCTTCTCTCAGCGACGCAGCCAAACCATGTGTCAGATCTCCACCTCCAACCGCACGCTGGAATTCTTCCCCGAAGA ACTGGCCAGTAACGGTGTTGCGTCTCTCCTCAGTGACTCGGCGGTCTTAGCCCGCCGAGAGCAGCGGCGCGAACAGTACCGGCAGGTCCGCGAGCACATGCGCCGCGATGACGGCATCATGCAGGCCTGTGGCTGGAGTGTGCCGTCACGCTTcaaacag ACTGGTGGTCAGACGGACACCGCTCAGGAAAGCCCGCTGAAGAGACAACAG ACCACCAACGAAAAAGATGATAATCGCATGAAGAATGTTCCTGTCCCGGTGTActgtcgccccctggtggagaAGGACCCCAACAGGAAG ttGTGGTGTGCGGCAGGCGTGGACCTGTCAGGATGGAGGGCCGGCAGCCAGGAGTCGCCACCAAGCAGAGCCCTGTTGGGCGGCAGCGATCCCCTGCACGCTGACGAGGACGGAGCGGAGAAGAAGAGCAGCCACACGTCCCCGGAGAAGAGGAAG TCAAAGGAGCTCCAAGAAACAGACAGCATGAACAGTCGAGTGTGGATACTCACCAGCACTCACTCTGCCAGCAAGGTGGTCATCATCGACGCCAACCAGCCGGGCTCACTGGTCGACCAGTTCAACGTCTGCAACGCCCACGTGCTCTGCATCTCCAGCGTCCCAG ctgcCAGTGAGAGTGACTACCCAGCAGGAGAGATCGTGTTGGATCCGGGTGACGCTGGCGCCGGCGCAGGCGAGGACACCGGTAGTGTGGAGAACATGTTGGCCGGTATCACTCTCGTCGGCTGCGCCACCAACTGCAGCGTTGCCCGTAGCAACTGCTCCTCACGCACTGACACCCCCATAATGGACAAAGGACAAG CCCCCACTGCTCCCCCCATGAACGGGAAGATTCACCCTGCACAGTCGGCCGAGGAAGCCACTGAAGCCACAGAGGTCTCAGAGTCAACAGCCAACCACACGATGGGATCCGGCCCTCCAGGACCATTCACCGAGCACGTCTTCACCGATCCCCAGCCTCGTCCTACAGACGTCTCCGACAG AAACGGAGGCCTGTCCAAAGAGGAATCGTCTCAGCCTCCAGAGTCAGAGGACGGATGCGACGATTCCAAAAGCTACACGAGCGTGGCCCCCACCATGTGGCTCGGGGCCCAGAACGGCTG GCTCTACGTGCACTCGGCCGTTGGAAACTGGAAGAAGTGTCTCCACTCCATCAAACTCAAAGACTCGGTGCTCAGCTTGGT GCATGTGAAAGGTCGTGTGCTGGTCGCCCTCGCTGACGGGACCCTCGCCATTTTCCACAGATCAGAGG ACGGCCAGTGGGATTTGTCCAACTACCACCTCATGGACCTCGGTCGGCCTCATCACTCCATCCGCTGCATGGCGGTCGTCCACGACAAGGTGTGGTGCGGCTACAAGAACAAGATCCACGTCATCCAGCCCAAGAGCATGCAGATCGAG AAGTCCTTCGACGCGCACCCCCGCAGGGAGAGCCAGGTGCGGCAGCTAGCGTGGATCGGCGATGGCGTGTGGGTGTCGATCCGGCTCGACTCCACCCTGCGCCTCTACCACGCCCACACGCACCAGCACCTCCAGGACGTGGACATTGAGCCGTACGTCAGCAAGATGCTGG GTACCGGCAAGCTGGGCTTCTCCTTCGTGCGAATCACGGCGCTTCTGATCGGTGGGAATCGCCTGTGGGTAGGAACTGGGAACGGTGTGATCATCTCCATCCCACTGACGGAGA CGGTGGTCCTTCACCGGGGACAGCTCCTGGGTTTGAGGG CCAATAAGGTGTCTCCAACATCCTCCGGGGGAGTCATCCACGTGTACGGCGACGACGGCTCTGAAAAGAGCAGCGGCAGCTTCATCCCCTACTGCTCGATGGCACAGGCCCAGCTCTGTTTCCACGGACACCGAGACGCAGTCAAGTTCTTCGTATCAGTGCCCG gcaaTGTTCTGGCCACCCTGAATGGCAGCGTGCTGGACAGTCCGTCTGAGGGGCAGGGCTCCACAGCGCCCCCAGAGGCCGAGGCCCAGAGTGTTCACAACGTGCTGGtgctgagtggaggagagggcTACATCGACTTCCGTATCG gcGATGGAGAAGACGACgagacggaggagggagagagcggtGGGGCCACGCAGATGAAACCTGCCTTGTGCAAAGCGGAGCGGAGCCACATCATCGTCTGGCAGGTGTCTTACGTACCCGAGTGA
- the mapk8ip3 gene encoding C-Jun-amino-terminal kinase-interacting protein 3 isoform X2 codes for MMELQIDEVVYQDDYGSGSVMSERVSGLANSIYREFERLIRSYDEEVVKELMPLVVNVLENLDGVLTENQEHEVELELLKEDNEQLITQYEREKALRKQAEEKFIEFEDALEAEKKDLQVQVEFLELQGKQLELKTKNYSDQITRLEERESDTKKEYNALHQRHTEMIQTYVEHIERSKMQQAGTNSQSEGPGCGRTQRHTWRKSKAERPPSLSLYPSGEGMVRGGLGGARMMPGKDTWQVSELGQSISSSAYQEDGSESDSVAATPSSTGSKSNTPTSSVPSATVTPINEGCLPNSEFDAMRAGNHRKSAKRLSRNMEVQVSQETRNVSIGMGSSDEWSEFQEIIDSTPELDMCVDHRGYGGGNSPSQGIVNEAFGINTDSLYHEIKDAKSDIIGDVDAGAELLGEFSVRDDFFGMGKEVENLLTENKQLLETKNALNIVKNDLIAKVDELSGVQEVLREELEAVRQSKNKVDARVKELEEELKRLRAEALGASRDSKDEGADDFSSPMQDGDMTMTQRRRFTRVEMARVLMERNQYKERLMELQEAVRWTEMIRASRESPPITEKKKSTIWQFFARLFSTSSSPPPVKRPYYSVNIHYKSPSPAGFSQRRSQTMCQISTSNRTLEFFPEELASNGVASLLSDSAVLARREQRREQYRQVREHMRRDDGIMQACGWSVPSRFKQTGGQTDTAQESPLKRQQTTNEKDDNRMKNVPVPVYCRPLVEKDPNRKLWCAAGVDLSGWRAGSQESPPSRALLGGSDPLHADEDGAEKKSSHTSPEKRKSKELQETDSMNSRVWILTSTHSASKVVIIDANQPGSLVDQFNVCNAHVLCISSVPAASESDYPAGEIVLDPGDAGAGAGEDTGSVENMLAGITLVGCATNCSVARSNCSSRTDTPIMDKGQAPTAPPMNGKIHPAQSAEEATEATEVSESTANHTMGSGPPGPFTEHVFTDPQPRPTDVSDRNGGLSKEESSQPPESEDGCDDSKSYTSVAPTMWLGAQNGWLYVHSAVGNWKKCLHSIKLKDSVLSLVHVKGRVLVALADGTLAIFHRSEDGQWDLSNYHLMDLGRPHHSIRCMAVVHDKVWCGYKNKIHVIQPKSMQIESFDAHPRRESQVRQLAWIGDGVWVSIRLDSTLRLYHAHTHQHLQDVDIEPYVSKMLGTGKLGFSFVRITALLIGGNRLWVGTGNGVIISIPLTETVVLHRGQLLGLRANKVSPTSSGGVIHVYGDDGSEKSSGSFIPYCSMAQAQLCFHGHRDAVKFFVSVPGNVLATLNGSVLDSPSEGQGSTAPPEAEAQSVHNVLVLSGGEGYIDFRIGDGEDDETEEGESGGATQMKPALCKAERSHIIVWQVSYVPE; via the exons ATGATGGAGCTGCAGATCGACGAGGTGGTCTACCAGGACGACTACGGCTCCGGCTCCGTGATGTCGGAGCGGGTGTCGGGCCTGGCCAACAGCATCTACCGGGAGTTCGAGCGGCTGATCCGCAGCTACGACGAGGAGGTGGTGAAGGAGCTGATGCCGCTGGTGGTGAACGTGCTGGAGAACCTGGACGGGGTGCTCACCGAGAACCAGGAGCACGaagtggagctggagctgctgaaggagGACAACGAGCAGCTCATCACCCAGTACGAGCGGGAGAAGGCGCTGAGGAAGCAGGCGGAGGAG AAATTCATTGAGTTTGAAGATGCCTTGGAAGCTGAGAAGAAGGACCTGCAGGTACAGGTGGAGTTTCTGGAGCTGCAGGGGAAACAGCTGGAGCTCAAGACAAAGAACTACTCCGACCAAA tcactCGGCTGGAGGAGCGAGAATCAGACACGAAGAAAGAGTACAACGCTCTGCACCAGCGCCACACTGAG ATGATCCAGACGTACGTCGAGCACATAGAGCGGTCCAAAATGCAGCAGGCAGGGACCAACAGCCAATCGGAAGGCCCCGGCTGTGGACGAAC TCAACGCCACACATGGAGGAAAAG CAAAGCGGAGCGCCCGCCGTCGTTGAGCCTGTACCCCAGCGGCGAGGGCATGGTACGTGGGGGTCTCGGGGGGGCTAGGATGATGCCCGGGAAAGACACCTGGCAGGTCAGCGAGCTCGGCCAGTCAATCTCCAGCTCTGCCTATCAG GAGGATGGATCCGAGTCCGACTCAGTAGCAGCCACGCCCAGCAGCACGGGGAGCAAGTCCAACACACCCACCTCCTCCGTCCCCTCCGCCACCGTCACCCCGATCAACGAGGGCTGCCTCCCCAACTCCGAGTTCGATGCCATGCGGGCCGGGAACCACAGGAAAAGTGCCAAGCGGCTCAGCCGGAATATGGAAGTGCAGGTTTCCCAGGAAACCAGGAACGTCAGCATCG GTATGGGAAGCAGTGATGAGTGGTCCGAGTTCCAGGAGATCATCGATTCTACTCCTGAGCTCGACATGTGTGTGGACCACCGCGGGTACGGGGGAGGAAACAG ccCCTCCCAGGGCATCGTGAACGAGGCCTTCGGCATCAACACCGACTCCCTTTATCACGAGATCAAAGACGCCAAGTCGGACATCATCGGAGACGTAGATGCAGGCGCCGAGCTGCTCG GCGAGTTCTCAG TCCGCGATGATTTCTTCG GGATGGGCAAGGAGGTGGAGAACCTGCTGACAGAGAACAAACAGCTCCTAGAGACCAA AAACGCTCTGAACATTGTGAAAAACGACCTTATTGCCAAAGTGGACGAGCTGTCGGGGGTGCAGGAGGTGctgagggaggagctggaggccgTGAGGCAGTCGAAGAACAAGGTGGACGCCAGAgtcaaggagctggaggaagaacTCAAGAG GTTAAGAGCCGAAGCTCTCGGTGCGTCTCGGGACTCTAAGGATGAAGGAGCGGATGAT TTCTCATCACCCATGCAGGACGGCGACATGACAATGACCCAGCGGCGGCGATTCACCCGGGTGGAGATGGCGCGCGTGCTGATGGAGAGGAACCAGTACAAAGAGAGACTGATGGAACTGCAGGAGGCCGTACGGTGGACGGAAATGATCAG GGCGTCACGGGAGAGTCCTCcaatcacagagaaaaagaagtcAACCATCTGGCAGTT CTTTGCACGTCTCTTCAGCACGTCGTCCAGCCCTCCGCCGGTCAAGCGGCCGTACTACAGCGTCAACATCCACTACAAGTCGCCCTCGCCGGCCGGCTTCTCTCAGCGACGCAGCCAAACCATGTGTCAGATCTCCACCTCCAACCGCACGCTGGAATTCTTCCCCGAAGA ACTGGCCAGTAACGGTGTTGCGTCTCTCCTCAGTGACTCGGCGGTCTTAGCCCGCCGAGAGCAGCGGCGCGAACAGTACCGGCAGGTCCGCGAGCACATGCGCCGCGATGACGGCATCATGCAGGCCTGTGGCTGGAGTGTGCCGTCACGCTTcaaacag ACTGGTGGTCAGACGGACACCGCTCAGGAAAGCCCGCTGAAGAGACAACAG ACCACCAACGAAAAAGATGATAATCGCATGAAGAATGTTCCTGTCCCGGTGTActgtcgccccctggtggagaAGGACCCCAACAGGAAG ttGTGGTGTGCGGCAGGCGTGGACCTGTCAGGATGGAGGGCCGGCAGCCAGGAGTCGCCACCAAGCAGAGCCCTGTTGGGCGGCAGCGATCCCCTGCACGCTGACGAGGACGGAGCGGAGAAGAAGAGCAGCCACACGTCCCCGGAGAAGAGGAAG TCAAAGGAGCTCCAAGAAACAGACAGCATGAACAGTCGAGTGTGGATACTCACCAGCACTCACTCTGCCAGCAAGGTGGTCATCATCGACGCCAACCAGCCGGGCTCACTGGTCGACCAGTTCAACGTCTGCAACGCCCACGTGCTCTGCATCTCCAGCGTCCCAG ctgcCAGTGAGAGTGACTACCCAGCAGGAGAGATCGTGTTGGATCCGGGTGACGCTGGCGCCGGCGCAGGCGAGGACACCGGTAGTGTGGAGAACATGTTGGCCGGTATCACTCTCGTCGGCTGCGCCACCAACTGCAGCGTTGCCCGTAGCAACTGCTCCTCACGCACTGACACCCCCATAATGGACAAAGGACAAG CCCCCACTGCTCCCCCCATGAACGGGAAGATTCACCCTGCACAGTCGGCCGAGGAAGCCACTGAAGCCACAGAGGTCTCAGAGTCAACAGCCAACCACACGATGGGATCCGGCCCTCCAGGACCATTCACCGAGCACGTCTTCACCGATCCCCAGCCTCGTCCTACAGACGTCTCCGACAG AAACGGAGGCCTGTCCAAAGAGGAATCGTCTCAGCCTCCAGAGTCAGAGGACGGATGCGACGATTCCAAAAGCTACACGAGCGTGGCCCCCACCATGTGGCTCGGGGCCCAGAACGGCTG GCTCTACGTGCACTCGGCCGTTGGAAACTGGAAGAAGTGTCTCCACTCCATCAAACTCAAAGACTCGGTGCTCAGCTTGGT GCATGTGAAAGGTCGTGTGCTGGTCGCCCTCGCTGACGGGACCCTCGCCATTTTCCACAGATCAGAGG ACGGCCAGTGGGATTTGTCCAACTACCACCTCATGGACCTCGGTCGGCCTCATCACTCCATCCGCTGCATGGCGGTCGTCCACGACAAGGTGTGGTGCGGCTACAAGAACAAGATCCACGTCATCCAGCCCAAGAGCATGCAGATCGAG TCCTTCGACGCGCACCCCCGCAGGGAGAGCCAGGTGCGGCAGCTAGCGTGGATCGGCGATGGCGTGTGGGTGTCGATCCGGCTCGACTCCACCCTGCGCCTCTACCACGCCCACACGCACCAGCACCTCCAGGACGTGGACATTGAGCCGTACGTCAGCAAGATGCTGG GTACCGGCAAGCTGGGCTTCTCCTTCGTGCGAATCACGGCGCTTCTGATCGGTGGGAATCGCCTGTGGGTAGGAACTGGGAACGGTGTGATCATCTCCATCCCACTGACGGAGA CGGTGGTCCTTCACCGGGGACAGCTCCTGGGTTTGAGGG CCAATAAGGTGTCTCCAACATCCTCCGGGGGAGTCATCCACGTGTACGGCGACGACGGCTCTGAAAAGAGCAGCGGCAGCTTCATCCCCTACTGCTCGATGGCACAGGCCCAGCTCTGTTTCCACGGACACCGAGACGCAGTCAAGTTCTTCGTATCAGTGCCCG gcaaTGTTCTGGCCACCCTGAATGGCAGCGTGCTGGACAGTCCGTCTGAGGGGCAGGGCTCCACAGCGCCCCCAGAGGCCGAGGCCCAGAGTGTTCACAACGTGCTGGtgctgagtggaggagagggcTACATCGACTTCCGTATCG gcGATGGAGAAGACGACgagacggaggagggagagagcggtGGGGCCACGCAGATGAAACCTGCCTTGTGCAAAGCGGAGCGGAGCCACATCATCGTCTGGCAGGTGTCTTACGTACCCGAGTGA